From a region of the Oncorhynchus tshawytscha isolate Ot180627B linkage group LG14, Otsh_v2.0, whole genome shotgun sequence genome:
- the LOC112266757 gene encoding mRNA decay activator protein ZFP36 — translation MSDMIDDIITRNLINLGLDEPFIQQQIQPMAPRLNSSTSFFSPKRHSLSSEQLNDDTPWPLDIWSKIAPSKQQVSFRPDRSMSLTESNILSFGKMKTLDEVPPPPGFPPLNNPTPLPSNRYKTELCRSFQENGSCKYGSKCQFAHGEPELRGLYRHPKYKTEACRTFYNFGYCPYGARCHFIHEEKLTPLTQKFHNQALADQNPRQLRQSVSFAGFMGSRSSPPPALHDPLGFTRAPSVSPPPADILSPVFNDTQRNTFQFCQSRPSVGDIHNIPMIVEPQKPSRCVCGHGNNFPNTLNKSYAMEDRNNVYITQPNLQRFSSEDSLSDRDSYTSTGSTSGSESPTFDGAGNKRLTVFARLSLSD, via the exons ATGTCCGATATGATCGACGATATTATCACGAGG AATCTGATCAATCTTGGTTTAGATGAACCATTCATCCAGCAACAAATTCAACCAATGGCACCTCGTCTCAACAGTTCAACTTCGTTCTTCTCACCAAAGAGACATAGTCTAAGCTCTGAGCAACTGAACGATGATACCCCCTGGCCACTTGACATTTGGAGCAAGATAGCTCCAAGTAAACAACAAGTTTCCTTCAGACCTGACCGCTCCATGAGTCTAACCGAATCCAATATCCTCTCCTTCGGTAAAATGAAGACACTGGATGAAGTGCCTCCACCGCCTGGATTTCCTCCTCTGAACAACCCTACACCTCTCCCTTCCAACCGTTACAAAACCGAACTGTGCCGTAGCTTCCAGGAGAACGGAAGCTGTAAATATGGGAGCAAGTGTCAGTTTGCCCATGGAGAGCCTGAGCTGCGCGGTTTGTACAGGCACCCAAAATACAAAACGGAGGCCTGTCGCACCTTTTACAACTTTGGCTACTGTCCATATGGAGCCCGCTGTCACTTCATTCACGAAGAGAAACTCACCCCCTTGACCCAAAAGTTCCACAACCAAGCACTTGCTGATCAGAACCCACGTCAGCTCCGTCAGAGCGTCAGTTTCGCAGGTTTCATGGGATCACGCAGCTCTCCTCCCCCTGCGCTCCACGACCCCCTTGGCTTCACCCGTGCGCCCTCGGTGTCACCACCCCCTGCGGACATTCTCTCCCCAGTGTTCAATGACACCCAACGCAACACATTTCAGTTTTGTCAGAGCCGACCCAGTGTTGGTGACATCCACAACATCCCTATGATAGTTGAGCCACAGAAGCCCTCACGCTGCGTTTGTGGCCACGGAAATAACTTCCCAAACACTCTGAACAAATCTTACGCTATGGAGGACCGCAACAATGTCTACATCACCCAGCCAAACCTCCAGCGCTTCTCTTCTGAAGATTCCCTCTCAGATCGGGATAGTTACACCAGCACAGGCAGCACCAGCGGGTCAGAGTCCCCCACCTTTGATGGGGCTGGCAACAAGCGCCTCACCGTCTTTGCGCGACTGTCACTCTCTGACTAG